In the genome of Streptomyces globosus, one region contains:
- a CDS encoding rhodanese-like domain-containing protein: MTTDASRTAASTPATLTPAALQRLAEDGEGPRLLDVRTPGEFRTSHIPGAYNVPLDTLREHRAELLAHLDEDVVLVCRSGARAAQAEQALAEAGLPNLRVLDGGMTAWEASGAPVNRGEARWELERQVRLIAGSVVLVTGVVGVFVPGAHLIGTAIGAGLTFAALSNTCAMGMMLAKLPYNRGPRTDIRAVIASLRDSA, translated from the coding sequence ATGACGACCGACGCCTCCCGCACCGCCGCCTCCACCCCCGCCACCCTCACCCCCGCCGCCCTCCAGCGGCTGGCCGAGGACGGCGAAGGACCCCGCCTGCTGGACGTGCGCACCCCCGGCGAGTTCCGGACGAGCCACATCCCCGGCGCCTACAACGTCCCCCTGGACACCCTGCGCGAGCACCGCGCCGAACTGCTGGCCCACCTCGACGAGGACGTCGTCCTCGTCTGCCGCTCCGGCGCCCGCGCTGCCCAGGCCGAACAGGCCCTCGCCGAGGCGGGCCTGCCCAACCTGCGCGTCCTCGACGGCGGCATGACGGCCTGGGAGGCCTCCGGCGCCCCCGTCAACCGGGGTGAGGCACGCTGGGAACTGGAACGGCAGGTCCGCCTCATCGCCGGATCCGTCGTCCTCGTCACCGGAGTCGTCGGCGTGTTCGTGCCGGGAGCCCACCTGATCGGCACCGCCATCGGTGCCGGGCTCACCTTCGCCGCACTCAGCAACACCTGTGCGATGGGCATGATGCTGGCGAAGCTGCCCTACAACCGGGGCCCGCGCACCGACATCCGTGCCGTCATCGCGTCCCTGCGGGACAGCGCGTGA
- a CDS encoding MFS transporter translates to MPDTATTPRGGIGRIVGASLIGTTIEWYDFFLYGSAAALVFNTLFFPTADPLVGTLIAFVTYAIGFAARPLGGIVFGHFGDKIGRKKLLVVSLLMMGGATFAMGLLPTYETIGVGAPILLTVLRLIQGFALGGEWGGAVLIVSEHGGDKHRGFWASWPQAGAPGGNLLATGVLALLAAVQSDAAFQSWGWRVPFLLSGLLVGIGLWIRVSVSESPVFLEAQAKAEAEAARGVKEKAPVVQVFRRSWREVLSAIGTRFGENISYYILTSFLLVYATVHLGLAKSTALNAVLIGSAVHFATIPLWGALSDRIGRRPVTLIGSVGMALWAFAFFGLVDSGSPAVITLAVTAGLLLHGAMYGPQAAFISEMFDTKVRYSGASMGSQLASIIAGALAPIIAIELLKDYGSSFPVSVYLCAAAVVTTITVAVTRETRGRDLSRPRDEEKAAAPAAPAGASAGERA, encoded by the coding sequence ATGCCTGACACCGCCACCACGCCCAGAGGCGGCATCGGCCGCATCGTCGGCGCGAGCCTGATCGGCACCACCATCGAGTGGTACGACTTCTTCCTCTACGGCTCCGCCGCCGCGCTCGTCTTCAACACGCTGTTCTTCCCCACCGCCGACCCGCTGGTGGGCACCCTGATCGCCTTCGTCACCTACGCGATCGGCTTCGCGGCCCGCCCCCTGGGCGGCATCGTCTTCGGCCACTTCGGCGACAAGATCGGCCGCAAGAAGCTGCTGGTGGTCAGCCTCCTGATGATGGGCGGCGCCACCTTCGCCATGGGCCTGCTGCCCACGTACGAGACCATCGGTGTCGGGGCGCCGATCCTGCTGACCGTGCTGCGCCTGATCCAGGGCTTCGCGCTGGGCGGCGAGTGGGGCGGCGCCGTCCTCATCGTCTCCGAGCACGGCGGGGACAAGCACCGCGGCTTCTGGGCATCCTGGCCGCAGGCCGGAGCCCCCGGCGGCAACCTGCTCGCCACCGGCGTCCTGGCCCTGCTGGCCGCCGTCCAGTCGGACGCCGCCTTCCAGTCCTGGGGCTGGCGCGTACCGTTCCTGCTCTCCGGGCTCCTGGTGGGGATCGGGCTGTGGATCCGTGTCTCGGTATCCGAGTCCCCGGTGTTCCTCGAAGCCCAGGCCAAGGCCGAGGCGGAGGCCGCCCGGGGCGTGAAGGAGAAGGCCCCCGTCGTCCAGGTGTTCCGGCGCAGCTGGCGGGAGGTGCTGTCGGCCATCGGCACCCGTTTCGGCGAGAACATCTCCTACTACATCCTCACCTCCTTCCTCCTCGTGTACGCCACCGTGCACCTCGGGCTCGCCAAGAGCACCGCCCTGAACGCGGTCCTGATCGGCTCTGCCGTCCACTTCGCGACCATCCCCCTGTGGGGCGCACTCTCCGACCGCATCGGACGCCGACCCGTCACGCTGATCGGCTCCGTCGGCATGGCCCTCTGGGCGTTCGCCTTCTTCGGCCTCGTCGACTCCGGGTCGCCCGCCGTGATCACGCTGGCCGTGACCGCCGGCCTGCTGCTGCACGGAGCGATGTACGGGCCGCAGGCCGCGTTCATCTCCGAGATGTTCGACACCAAGGTCCGCTACTCCGGCGCCTCCATGGGCTCCCAGCTCGCCTCGATCATCGCGGGCGCCCTCGCCCCGATCATTGCCATCGAACTCCTGAAGGACTACGGCTCCTCCTTCCCCGTCAGCGTCTACCTCTGCGCGGCGGCCGTGGTCACCACCATCACCGTGGCGGTCACCCGGGAGACCCGGGGCCGCGACCTCTCCCGCCCCCGCGATGAGGAGAAGGCGGCCGCCCCTGCCGCCCCGGCGGGGGCCTCCGCCGGAGAGCGGGCGTAG
- a CDS encoding 3-hydroxybutyrate dehydrogenase has protein sequence MTNTFPAPLPLPPPSAAVDLGGRTALVTGGGGGIGRACALALRQAGAAVHVVDRDGAAAEAVAEAVGGEAHVVDLADGGAIDLLPSAVDILVNNAGLQHVAPLAEFPPERFELIQKVMVTAPFLLMRRVVPHMYAQGWGRIVNISSVHGLRASAYKSAYVAAKHALEGLSKVAAIEGAPHGVTSNCVSPGYVRTPLVEGQVRDQAAAHGISEGDVLSDVMLARSPVKRLLESEEVAAAALWLCGPHAGCLTGASLPLDGGWTAG, from the coding sequence ATGACGAACACATTCCCCGCCCCGCTCCCCCTGCCGCCGCCCTCCGCCGCGGTCGACCTGGGCGGGCGGACGGCTCTGGTGACCGGCGGCGGCGGTGGCATCGGGCGGGCCTGCGCGCTCGCCCTGCGGCAGGCGGGCGCCGCGGTGCACGTCGTCGACCGGGACGGCGCTGCCGCCGAGGCGGTCGCGGAAGCCGTCGGCGGCGAGGCCCACGTGGTCGATCTCGCGGACGGCGGAGCGATCGACCTCCTCCCGTCGGCCGTCGACATCCTGGTCAACAACGCCGGACTCCAGCACGTCGCGCCGCTCGCCGAGTTCCCGCCGGAGCGCTTCGAACTGATCCAGAAGGTGATGGTCACCGCTCCGTTCCTGCTGATGCGCCGGGTCGTGCCGCACATGTACGCACAGGGCTGGGGCCGGATCGTGAACATCTCCAGCGTCCACGGACTGCGCGCCAGCGCCTACAAGTCCGCCTACGTCGCCGCCAAGCACGCCCTGGAGGGGCTGAGCAAGGTCGCCGCGATCGAGGGCGCCCCGCACGGGGTGACCAGCAACTGCGTGAGCCCCGGCTACGTCCGGACCCCGCTCGTCGAGGGCCAGGTGCGCGACCAGGCCGCCGCCCACGGCATCAGCGAGGGCGACGTGCTCAGCGACGTCATGCTGGCCCGCTCTCCGGTCAAGCGGCTCCTGGAGTCCGAGGAGGTCGCCGCCGCGGCCCTGTGGCTGTGCGGCCCGCATGCCGGCTGCCTGACCGGCGCGTCCCTCCCGCTCGACGGCGGCTGGACCGCCGGCTGA
- a CDS encoding metal-sensitive transcriptional regulator: MKVEEEAATAVLNRLRRAQGQLAGVIAMIEAGRDCKDVVTQLAAVSRALDRAGFKIVASGMRQCLAESEEGTPPMSEQELEKLFLTLA, from the coding sequence GTGAAGGTGGAAGAAGAGGCGGCGACCGCGGTTCTCAACCGGCTGCGGCGCGCCCAGGGCCAGCTCGCGGGCGTCATCGCCATGATCGAGGCCGGCCGCGACTGCAAGGACGTCGTCACCCAGCTCGCCGCGGTCTCCCGCGCCCTCGACCGGGCCGGCTTCAAGATCGTCGCCAGCGGTATGCGGCAGTGCCTCGCCGAGAGCGAGGAAGGCACACCCCCGATGAGCGAACAGGAGCTGGAGAAGCTCTTCCTCACCCTGGCGTGA
- a CDS encoding MBL fold metallo-hydrolase, translating to MFFAQYYLDCLSQASYMIAEETTGKAVVVDPRRDVSEYLADAEARGLTVVGVINTHFHADFVAGHLEMAAHTGAWIGYGRRAETEYPIRKLAEGETISLGDVTLKIMETPGHTPESISVLVHERGGDAVPYGVLTGDALFIGDVGRPDLLASAGVTAEELGAMLYDSVQNKLMGLPDEVRVFPAHGAGSACGKNLSTEKQSTIGEQRATNYACAPMSQEDFVAIVTAGQSAAPGYFAFDAELNRKERELFDPAAAPRPLSVEDFTDLRASGAVVVDARDPQEFAAGHLRGAVNVPADGRFAEQAGTVLPAGAELLVVAPQNREEEIVTRLARIGFDRVAGYLRSPDDALTALAGEVSPASRLTAAQVRTALAGDNPPVVLDVRNCGERGDSGFIDGALHIALGELPRRLDEVPRDRSLVLHCAGGHRSSIAASLLRHHGFTDVSDILGGYAAWALLNTPAGA from the coding sequence GTGTTCTTCGCCCAGTACTACCTCGACTGCCTCTCCCAGGCGTCGTACATGATCGCCGAAGAGACCACCGGCAAGGCGGTGGTCGTCGACCCCCGCCGGGACGTCTCGGAGTACCTGGCGGACGCCGAGGCTCGCGGCTTGACCGTGGTGGGCGTCATCAACACGCACTTCCACGCGGACTTCGTCGCCGGACACCTGGAGATGGCCGCCCACACCGGCGCCTGGATCGGCTACGGCCGGCGCGCCGAGACCGAGTACCCCATCCGGAAGCTCGCCGAGGGCGAGACCATCAGCCTGGGCGACGTCACCCTGAAGATCATGGAGACCCCGGGGCACACCCCGGAGTCGATCAGCGTGCTGGTCCACGAGCGCGGCGGGGACGCCGTCCCGTACGGCGTGCTGACCGGTGACGCCCTGTTCATCGGGGACGTGGGCCGCCCCGACCTGCTGGCCTCCGCCGGGGTCACCGCCGAGGAGCTCGGCGCGATGCTGTACGACAGCGTGCAGAACAAGCTGATGGGCCTGCCGGACGAGGTGCGGGTCTTCCCCGCGCACGGCGCCGGCTCCGCCTGCGGCAAGAACCTCTCGACCGAGAAGCAGTCCACCATCGGCGAGCAGCGGGCCACCAACTACGCCTGCGCACCCATGTCGCAGGAGGACTTCGTGGCGATCGTGACCGCCGGCCAGTCCGCTGCTCCCGGCTACTTCGCCTTCGACGCCGAGCTCAACCGCAAGGAGCGCGAGCTGTTCGACCCGGCCGCCGCACCGAGGCCGCTGAGCGTCGAGGACTTCACCGACCTCCGCGCTTCCGGCGCCGTGGTCGTTGACGCCCGGGACCCGCAGGAGTTCGCCGCCGGACATCTGCGCGGCGCGGTCAACGTCCCCGCCGACGGCCGGTTCGCCGAGCAGGCCGGGACGGTCCTGCCCGCCGGCGCCGAGCTGCTGGTCGTCGCGCCGCAGAACCGCGAGGAGGAGATCGTCACGCGCCTTGCCCGGATCGGCTTCGACCGTGTGGCCGGATACCTGCGCTCTCCGGACGACGCCCTGACCGCCCTGGCCGGCGAGGTCAGCCCGGCGAGCCGCCTCACCGCCGCCCAGGTCCGCACCGCCCTGGCGGGCGACAATCCGCCGGTCGTCCTCGACGTCCGCAACTGCGGCGAGCGCGGAGACAGCGGATTCATCGACGGAGCCCTGCACATCGCGCTCGGCGAGCTGCCCCGCCGCCTGGACGAGGTTCCCCGCGACCGGTCCCTGGTCCTGCACTGCGCGGGCGGCCACCGCTCCTCGATCGCCGCGAGCCTGCTGCGCCACCACGGCTTCACCGACGTCTCGGACATCCTCGGCGGCTACGCCGCCTGGGCGCTGCTGAACACCCCCGCCGGCGCCTGA
- a CDS encoding sulfite exporter TauE/SafE family protein yields MITLVLAASVLIGVSLGILGGGGSILTVPILVYLAGQDTKEAIATSLFVVGVTSLAGLVPHARAHRVRWRTGLVFGAVSMVGAYGGGRLAEYIPGSVLLIAFALMMLATAFAMLRTPRKAKAAGPARAELPVGQVVVEGLAVGAVTGLVGAGGGFLVVPALVLLGGLPMGIAVGTSLLVIAMKSFSGLAGHLSGVQIDWGLALTVTGAAVAGSLIGSRFAGRIPQDTLRKAFGWFVVVMGLFVLGRQLPHTLWANPLSWTGIALAVTAAAAWGAVRARRERAAAGGPRTGSPEPSAHA; encoded by the coding sequence GTGATCACGCTCGTCCTCGCGGCATCCGTCCTCATCGGCGTCAGCCTCGGCATCCTCGGTGGCGGCGGGTCCATCCTCACCGTGCCGATCCTGGTCTACCTGGCCGGCCAGGACACCAAGGAGGCCATCGCCACCTCCCTGTTCGTCGTCGGCGTCACCAGCCTCGCGGGACTCGTCCCGCACGCCCGCGCCCACCGGGTCCGCTGGCGGACCGGACTGGTCTTCGGCGCGGTCAGCATGGTCGGCGCCTACGGCGGCGGCCGCCTCGCCGAGTACATCCCCGGCAGCGTCCTGCTCATCGCCTTCGCGCTGATGATGCTCGCCACCGCCTTCGCCATGCTCCGCACGCCCCGCAAGGCGAAGGCGGCCGGGCCCGCCCGCGCGGAGCTGCCCGTCGGGCAGGTGGTCGTCGAGGGCCTCGCCGTCGGCGCGGTCACCGGACTCGTCGGCGCCGGCGGCGGGTTCCTCGTCGTCCCCGCGCTCGTCCTGCTCGGCGGACTGCCCATGGGCATCGCCGTCGGCACCTCGCTCCTGGTCATCGCCATGAAGTCGTTCTCCGGACTCGCCGGCCACCTGTCCGGGGTCCAGATCGACTGGGGCCTCGCGCTGACGGTCACCGGCGCCGCGGTCGCCGGCAGCCTGATCGGCAGCCGGTTCGCCGGGCGCATCCCCCAGGACACGCTCCGCAAGGCGTTCGGCTGGTTCGTCGTCGTCATGGGCCTCTTCGTCCTCGGGCGGCAGCTGCCCCACACCCTGTGGGCCAACCCCCTGTCCTGGACCGGCATCGCCCTCGCCGTGACGGCCGCGGCGGCGTGGGGAGCCGTACGGGCACGGCGGGAGCGGGCCGCGGCGGGCGGGCCCCGGACAGGCTCCCCGGAGCCGAGCGCACACGCGTGA
- a CDS encoding stealth family protein, with amino-acid sequence MRRLSHVLLPAALRRRARTMPGLPGVPSQPQPWQREGRPGGHAAPPPRTREDEILDDLPDVVRDQGLLAVVSDTLLPADVRAANLHAAVAALEAAGIPYGLVPEPGPAHRLAIGPDDRSRVVEACAEAFAGRPVYARLLGDGGRPLRDILAETLPRAVAERETGEQVNGIRLYRRVVTSGRTLRHGPELGCDLDFWTPSASGQGGVASLRETPYGWWLPSLEATAVRRIGGRDCRVLDALAGRFPHDIDFPVDAVISWVDSADPAWRRRREQAGAAEPAGRPDGVDDAEHRYRDRGELRYCLRSIAAHAPWIRHVFLVTDRQTPPWLAAGHPGITVVDHGDLFADAGSLPVFNSHAIESQIHRIPGLSEHFLYFNDDIFLGREQQPQHYFLPSGLPKVFHDRRAVPPLAPGADEDGDVFSASQRVTRRAVEEAAGRTYPYILAHTPYPLRRSLFARVEEALPGRLDATGRSVFRSATDLAPVTLAAHLALAEGRAVEGELAHAYAATDQPGAEEQLADLLRRRDADAFCLADDAGTEVPPEHQQRTVTAFLEAYFPVPSPYELP; translated from the coding sequence ATGCGCCGCCTTTCCCACGTCCTGCTGCCGGCCGCCCTGCGCCGACGCGCCCGCACGATGCCGGGCCTGCCGGGCGTGCCGTCCCAGCCGCAGCCCTGGCAGCGGGAGGGGCGGCCCGGCGGGCACGCCGCCCCGCCGCCCCGGACGCGCGAGGACGAAATCCTGGACGACCTGCCGGACGTGGTCCGGGACCAGGGCCTCCTCGCCGTCGTCAGCGACACCCTGCTGCCCGCCGACGTGCGCGCGGCGAACCTGCACGCAGCCGTCGCGGCCCTGGAGGCGGCCGGCATCCCCTACGGCCTGGTGCCCGAGCCGGGGCCGGCCCACAGGCTGGCGATCGGCCCGGACGACCGGTCCCGGGTCGTCGAGGCGTGCGCCGAGGCCTTCGCGGGCCGGCCCGTCTACGCACGGCTCCTCGGCGACGGCGGCCGGCCCCTGCGCGACATCCTCGCCGAAACCCTGCCCCGGGCCGTCGCCGAGCGGGAGACCGGCGAGCAGGTCAACGGGATCCGCCTGTACCGGCGCGTGGTGACCTCCGGGCGGACGCTCCGCCACGGCCCCGAACTCGGCTGCGACCTCGACTTCTGGACGCCGTCCGCCTCCGGGCAGGGAGGCGTCGCCTCACTCCGCGAGACGCCGTACGGCTGGTGGCTGCCCTCCCTGGAGGCGACCGCGGTCCGGCGGATCGGCGGGCGCGACTGCCGCGTCCTCGACGCCCTCGCAGGCCGGTTCCCCCACGACATCGACTTCCCCGTCGACGCCGTGATCAGCTGGGTGGACTCCGCCGACCCCGCCTGGCGCCGCAGACGCGAGCAGGCCGGAGCCGCCGAGCCGGCCGGCCGCCCGGACGGGGTGGACGACGCGGAACACCGCTACCGCGACCGCGGGGAACTCCGCTACTGCCTGCGCTCCATCGCCGCCCACGCACCCTGGATCCGGCACGTCTTCCTCGTCACCGACCGGCAGACGCCCCCCTGGCTGGCCGCCGGCCACCCCGGCATCACGGTCGTGGACCACGGCGACCTCTTCGCCGACGCCGGCAGCCTGCCCGTCTTCAACTCCCACGCCATCGAAAGCCAGATCCACCGGATCCCCGGCCTCTCCGAGCACTTCCTCTACTTCAACGACGACATCTTCCTCGGCCGGGAACAGCAGCCCCAGCACTACTTCCTGCCCTCAGGGCTGCCCAAGGTCTTCCACGACCGGCGGGCCGTGCCGCCGCTCGCGCCGGGGGCGGACGAGGACGGCGACGTCTTCAGCGCCTCCCAGCGGGTGACCCGGCGGGCCGTCGAGGAGGCGGCCGGCAGGACGTACCCGTACATCCTGGCCCACACCCCGTACCCGCTCCGGCGCTCCCTCTTCGCGCGCGTCGAGGAAGCCCTGCCCGGCCGGCTCGACGCCACCGGCCGGTCGGTCTTCCGCAGCGCGACCGACCTCGCCCCGGTCACGCTCGCCGCGCACCTCGCCCTGGCCGAAGGCCGGGCCGTGGAGGGCGAGCTGGCCCACGCGTACGCGGCCACGGACCAGCCCGGGGCCGAGGAACAGCTCGCGGACCTGCTCCGCCGGCGCGACGCCGACGCCTTCTGCCTGGCCGACGACGCCGGGACGGAGGTCCCGCCGGAGCACCAGCAGCGGACGGTCACCGCGTTCCTGGAGGCGTACTTCCCGGTGCCGTCCCCCTACGAGCTGCCGTAG